In bacterium, the sequence GCTCGTCACCGCTTCCAGCCGATGCGCCATCGGATCGAGGCTTTTCTCGAAGGCGGCGCGAAACGCCTCGCCGTAGTCGGTTTCGGGATACATGATCGCGAAGCGGCGCGCGAACAGGTGGCTCGTGGCGTATTCGACGAGCGCGTCGGTCTGGTTGGCGAACGTGACGGCGTTGCGGAACACCCATCGCCGGCCGGCGACGAGATCCTCCTTGCGCGAGAGCGCCAGCAGCGGAATCTCGGCCTCCTCCGCGATCGCCGCGGCGGTGTCGGCCTCCTTCACCAGAAGCGGCCCGACGATCGCGAGGATCGTGGGATCGCCCGCCAGCTCGGCGACGTGCCGCGCGGCGGTGTCGCCGTCACCCTCGCTGTCGCGGATTTCGACCTCGACCGGCACGCCGGTTTTTTCAAGGCCAAGCATCACGCCGTTAAGCGCTTGCTCGCCGAAGACGCGGAACTTCCCGGACAGCGGCAACACGACGCCCAGGCGGATGGGCGCCGGCTCGTCCTTTTTCGCCTTGGCGCGCGGGGTGCGCGTCTCGGGCGCGCCGGCGATCTCCGCGGCGAGTTCGGCCGCGTCCTCGTGAAAGCGGAAGGCGGGTCGCCGATCGGGGATTTTCGCGAGCAGCTCGCGCGCGGTCACGCGATCGCCCGCGGCGTTGGCGTCGCGCGCCAGGCGATACAGCACGTAGTCGGTCACCACGCCGTCGGCCAGATCGGGCAGCCGCGCATGCAGGTCCGACGGCGGAATCGAGTCTTCGATGAGATCTTTCGCGTTGCGGAGCACCTCGACGAGGCGGGCGCGGTCGCGCTCGCCGGCGGCGGCGCGCGAGTACCACAGCAGCGCGTCGCCGTATCGCGCGTTGCCTTCGAGCGCCTGCGCCGCGAGCATGCGGGCGCGCGTCTTGTTTTTCGCGTCGCCGCGCGCGAGGTAGTCCTCGTAGGCGTCGAGCGCGCGGTTGGGATCGCCGAGCTTGAAGTAGCAGA encodes:
- a CDS encoding penicillin-binding protein activator — encoded protein: MTSRRVARWALIALIVAIAGCAAKAKPQLSPEDEKRVVAAYKSGEAYYRNHFYEKAAAAYQRVLELDPEGEYADNALYKIAGIHMRRERWEQAVVYFHRLQGEQPKSPYAEEALYNLGFCYFKLGDPNRALDAYEDYLARGDAKNKTRARMLAAQALEGNARYGDALLWYSRAAAGERDRARLVEVLRNAKDLIEDSIPPSDLHARLPDLADGVVTDYVLYRLARDANAAGDRVTARELLAKIPDRRPAFRFHEDAAELAAEIAGAPETRTPRAKAKKDEPAPIRLGVVLPLSGKFRVFGEQALNGVMLGLEKTGVPVEVEIRDSEGDGDTAARHVAELAGDPTILAIVGPLLVKEADTAAAIAEEAEIPLLALSRKEDLVAGRRWVFRNAVTFANQTDALVEYATSHLFARRFAIMYPETDYGEAFRAAFEKSLDPMAHRLEAVTSYAPDATDFRKPSHAILNAGAPDAIFIPDSANRVALIAPQLVYFGIKDVVLLGPSLWNDDTLAKKAGAYLPRSVIVDGFFSRAGDDDVRAFSNKYRDSFGDDPTLLSALGYDAVRLLARAAKDGAADTRSAMRRAILQTRAFPGVAGTVTFLENGEADRSLYLLRVGETEIEERF